Below is a window of Impatiens glandulifera chromosome 2, dImpGla2.1, whole genome shotgun sequence DNA.
CCTTCCTTCAATGAATATCCTAGGCAGCGATATCGATGATTTCCTCTTTAGAATCCCCTTTAACTCGTCCATGAATTTCGAATCCATAGCAAGATCGCGTTCGTCGATTGAGACGCGAAAACCTCGGAGGATGGATAGGACGTCTTTACAGTCATCGAATGTGGTTCGGACGACACGGAGGCTGGTGTAGTAGACGATTATCCGCTTCTCGGATCCCGGAAGCGATATTAAGGGTTCCGATGTTTTGTCATTGTTGGAATCCGGCGGCGGCGGAAGGGAAGGGCGCGGGGCCCAGGCACGGAGGATTGATTGAGCGAGACGGACGCGGTGGAAGATGGAGGCGGTGgaattatgatgatgatgatgtagTTGTGGGTGAGGAGGATTGGaatcggcggcggcggcggatgGGAAGAGGCGGTGGATATCTTTGAAGGATGAACAATGAAAGTTGGAGTCTTTGGGGGGCGTTGATTTCTTCTTCTGTAGCCACATGAGAGCTGATGAGCTCAAATGTCGAGAAAATTGGAATCAAAATCTGTAAGGATGTTGTGTTGATCGATCGATGAGAGATTGAAGGGATCGAAAGAAAGAGATGCTGCGAATTAGGGTTGGTTTATACATACGGAGGGAAGAGCTGATAAAGCGGAACGGAGAGAATAGCGAAGGGTCGGCagggagggagggagggagaTGCTAAATAGATAGAGATATCCAAAGTC
It encodes the following:
- the LOC124924996 gene encoding uncharacterized protein At5g39865; protein product: MWLQKKKSTPPKDSNFHCSSFKDIHRLFPSAAAADSNPPHPQLHHHHHNSTASIFHRVRLAQSILRAWAPRPSLPPPPDSNNDKTSEPLISLPGSEKRIIVYYTSLRVVRTTFDDCKDVLSILRGFRVSIDERDLAMDSKFMDELKGILKRKSSISLPRIFIEGRYIGGADEIRHLNEAGELKKCLQAIPPAVGGVCESCGGFRFILCDECSGSRKIFSDKTGFRSCTACNENGLMRHAKLNVYMHIDE